A genome region from Sphingobacteriaceae bacterium GW460-11-11-14-LB5 includes the following:
- a CDS encoding DNA protecting protein DprA produces the protein MSMLHKIALTFIKTIGPVTAKNLLAYCGSAENVFSASKKQLLQIPGIGEKTIEAIRGSDALVRARQELDFIEKHGIEVLFFSDEKYPKRLKNCIDSPILLYAKGTADFNQQRIISIVGTRNATSYGKNLCKELCEVLAPYNVLIVSGLAYGIDVTAHKECLANNIPTVGVLGHGLDRMYPKIHKTVAQKMVSNGGLLTEFPILTNPDRQNFPQRNRIIAGIADATVVVEASIKGGALITAEIANSYNKDVYAFPGRTNDVFSEGCNFLIKTNRAGLINNANDLIYYLGWDDEVKGKHPIQQTRLQLNLTPNEQRVVDALQNGQLSIDELCAQLNIQQSKLAIVILTLEMQGIIVSLPGKIYKLL, from the coding sequence ATGAGCATGCTCCATAAAATTGCCTTAACTTTTATTAAAACGATTGGTCCGGTAACGGCCAAAAACCTTCTTGCCTATTGTGGAAGTGCCGAAAATGTATTTTCTGCAAGTAAAAAGCAGCTTTTGCAGATTCCAGGTATTGGAGAGAAAACAATTGAAGCCATCCGTGGCAGCGATGCTTTGGTAAGGGCCAGGCAAGAATTGGATTTTATTGAAAAACACGGGATAGAAGTATTGTTTTTCTCCGACGAGAAATATCCTAAAAGATTAAAGAATTGCATCGATTCGCCCATACTGCTTTATGCCAAAGGTACCGCTGATTTTAACCAGCAACGTATCATCAGCATTGTTGGAACCCGTAATGCAACAAGTTACGGGAAAAATCTCTGTAAGGAATTGTGCGAAGTTTTAGCACCATACAATGTTTTAATCGTTAGTGGCCTGGCTTATGGCATTGATGTAACCGCCCATAAAGAATGCCTGGCAAATAATATTCCTACTGTTGGTGTGCTTGGTCATGGCTTGGATCGAATGTATCCAAAAATTCATAAAACGGTAGCGCAGAAAATGGTTTCAAATGGAGGCCTGCTCACCGAGTTTCCCATCCTAACCAATCCCGACCGGCAGAATTTTCCACAAAGAAACCGGATTATTGCAGGTATTGCAGATGCTACCGTTGTAGTTGAAGCATCAATAAAGGGAGGCGCTTTAATAACCGCAGAAATCGCAAATTCCTATAATAAAGATGTATATGCTTTTCCGGGTAGAACAAATGATGTTTTTTCAGAAGGTTGTAATTTCTTGATTAAGACCAATAGGGCCGGCTTAATAAATAATGCCAATGACCTGATTTATTATTTAGGTTGGGATGATGAAGTGAAAGGCAAGCACCCTATCCAGCAAACCAGGTTGCAGTTAAATCTTACGCCTAACGAACAGCGGGTTGTTGATGCCTTGCAAAATGGTCAGCTTTCTATAGATGAACTATGCGCTCAATTGAATATTCAGCAAAGTAAACTGGCCATCGTAATCCTTACCTTAGAGATGCAGGGCATTATTGTATCGCTGCCAGGAAAGATATATAAACTCCTGTAA
- a CDS encoding cystathionine beta-synthase — protein sequence MWYNNILETIGNTPLVKLNTITKGVPGTILAKIETTNPGNSIKDRMAVKMIEDAEKSGKLKPGGTIIEGTSGNTGMGLAMAAIIKGYKCIFTTTDKQSKEKVDALRAFGAEVIVCPTNVEPEDPRSYYSVSSRLEREVPNSWKPNQYDNLANSQAHYEQTGPEIWAQTEGKITHLVVGVGTGGTISGTGKYLKEKNPNIKVWGIDTYGSVFKKYKETGIFDKDEIYPYITEGIGEDFLPANVNFDVIDLFEKVTDKDAALMTRDIARKEGIFVGNSAGAAIGGLIQLKDKLKPEDVVVVIFHDHGSRYMGKMYNEDWLRERGFLQDEKLTAKSILSKKESTEIVTLDAQKSVLEAINTIKSMNISQIPVTQQGMIVGKIAESDILSALLENPGLKSAPISEIMTATFPFVDLNTSIDKISSLINKENSAVLVEDETGKIEIITQYDIINAISG from the coding sequence ATGTGGTACAATAATATTTTAGAAACTATTGGCAATACGCCATTGGTGAAATTAAATACGATAACAAAAGGAGTTCCGGGAACAATTCTGGCGAAAATAGAGACTACTAATCCGGGCAACTCAATTAAAGACCGTATGGCCGTTAAAATGATTGAAGATGCTGAGAAAAGTGGTAAACTAAAACCAGGCGGAACCATTATAGAAGGAACATCCGGAAATACAGGTATGGGCCTGGCCATGGCAGCCATTATTAAAGGTTACAAATGTATTTTTACCACTACCGATAAACAATCGAAAGAAAAGGTTGATGCTTTACGTGCCTTTGGTGCCGAAGTAATCGTTTGTCCTACAAACGTAGAACCTGAAGATCCCCGTTCGTATTACTCTGTTTCGTCGCGTTTAGAACGCGAGGTTCCAAATTCATGGAAACCCAATCAGTACGATAACTTAGCCAACTCACAGGCACATTATGAGCAAACTGGTCCTGAGATATGGGCGCAAACAGAAGGTAAAATTACACACCTGGTGGTTGGCGTGGGTACAGGTGGAACCATTTCCGGAACCGGGAAATATCTGAAAGAAAAGAATCCAAATATTAAAGTCTGGGGGATCGATACCTACGGTTCGGTTTTCAAAAAATATAAAGAGACGGGCATATTTGATAAGGATGAAATTTATCCATACATCACAGAGGGTATTGGCGAAGATTTTCTTCCGGCAAACGTAAATTTTGATGTAATCGATCTGTTTGAAAAGGTTACAGATAAAGATGCTGCTTTAATGACGCGAGATATTGCGCGTAAAGAAGGTATTTTCGTAGGTAACTCTGCCGGTGCGGCTATTGGTGGATTAATCCAGCTCAAAGATAAACTGAAGCCCGAAGATGTTGTTGTGGTTATTTTTCACGACCACGGCAGCCGTTACATGGGCAAAATGTATAATGAAGATTGGTTGCGTGAGCGTGGATTTTTACAGGACGAAAAATTAACCGCTAAATCTATTTTGTCTAAAAAAGAAAGTACAGAAATTGTAACCCTTGATGCACAAAAATCGGTGCTCGAAGCGATCAATACCATCAAATCGATGAATATTTCTCAAATTCCGGTAACACAGCAAGGCATGATTGTGGGTAAAATTGCTGAAAGCGATATTTTAAGCGCACTGCTTGAAAATCCAGGCTTAAAATCGGCACCCATTTCAGAAATTATGACGGCTACTTTCCCGTTTGTTGATTTAAATACCTCAATTGATAAAATTTCTTCTCTAATTAATAAAGAAAATTCTGCTGTTTTAGTGGAAGATGAAACAGGTAAGATCGAAATTATTACACAATATGATATTATAAACGCGATATCAGGGTAG
- a CDS encoding UDP-N-acetylglucosamine 1-carboxyvinyltransferase — translation MNAFEITGGIKLKGEITPQGAKNEALQILSAVLLTEKKVTISNIPDIKDVNKLIELLGDLGVTVERINKDTYTFEAKNIDLNFFESDTFKSKGGGLRGSIMIVGPLLARFGKAAIPKPGGDKIGRRRLDTHFIGFEKLGAKFVYDSKKAFFNVDATNLRGAYILLDEASVTGTANIVMAAVLAKGTTTIYNAACEPYLQQLCKMLNRMGAKISGIGSNLLTIEGVSVLGGTEHRMLPDMIEIGSFIGMAAMTESEITIKDVCYDELGVIPEVFRKLGIKLERRGDDIYVPSQKHYEIDTFIDGSILTIADSPWPGFTPDLLSIVLVVATQAKGNVLIHQKMFESRLFFVDKLIDMGAQIILCDPHRATVNGIDKKYKLRGISMTSPDIRAGVSLLIAALSAEGKSTIYNIEQIERGYQDIDTRLRALGAQIKRVNADAPSH, via the coding sequence ATGAACGCATTTGAAATAACAGGCGGAATTAAATTAAAAGGCGAAATTACCCCCCAGGGAGCCAAGAATGAAGCTTTACAGATTTTATCAGCTGTATTGCTTACCGAAAAGAAAGTAACCATCAGTAATATCCCTGATATTAAAGATGTTAACAAACTGATTGAATTACTTGGCGATTTAGGTGTTACCGTTGAGCGCATTAACAAAGACACCTATACTTTTGAAGCTAAGAATATTGATTTAAATTTCTTTGAATCTGATACTTTTAAATCGAAAGGTGGTGGTTTACGTGGTTCGATTATGATTGTTGGGCCATTGTTGGCGCGTTTTGGTAAAGCGGCAATCCCGAAACCGGGCGGTGATAAAATTGGCCGCAGAAGGTTAGACACCCACTTTATCGGTTTCGAAAAATTAGGCGCAAAATTCGTTTACGACAGCAAAAAAGCTTTCTTTAATGTGGATGCTACCAATTTACGGGGTGCTTACATTTTGTTGGATGAAGCTTCGGTAACCGGAACGGCAAATATTGTAATGGCGGCTGTTTTAGCAAAAGGCACCACTACCATATACAATGCAGCCTGCGAACCCTATTTACAGCAACTTTGCAAAATGCTTAACCGCATGGGTGCTAAAATATCGGGCATTGGCTCTAACTTGTTAACCATTGAAGGTGTTAGCGTTTTAGGCGGAACCGAGCACAGAATGTTGCCGGATATGATCGAAATTGGCTCCTTTATTGGTATGGCTGCCATGACAGAATCGGAAATTACTATTAAAGATGTTTGTTATGATGAACTGGGTGTAATACCAGAGGTTTTCAGAAAACTGGGCATTAAATTAGAACGCCGCGGCGATGACATTTATGTTCCTTCTCAAAAACATTACGAAATCGATACTTTTATCGATGGCTCGATTTTAACCATTGCCGATTCTCCATGGCCAGGTTTTACGCCTGATTTATTGAGTATTGTTTTGGTTGTGGCTACACAGGCAAAAGGAAACGTTTTAATCCATCAAAAGATGTTCGAAAGCCGTTTATTCTTCGTGGATAAATTGATTGATATGGGTGCTCAGATTATTCTTTGCGATCCGCACCGCGCAACGGTTAATGGTATCGATAAAAAATATAAACTTCGTGGGATCAGCATGACTTCTCCCGATATCAGGGCCGGGGTTTCATTGTTAATTGCAGCTTTATCTGCAGAAGGCAAATCGACCATCTACAACATCGAACAGATTGAACGTGGCTATCAGGATATCGACACCCGTTTACGTGCCTTAGGCGCGCAGATTAAGCGTGTAAATGCTGATGCACCGAGTCATTAG
- a CDS encoding histidine phosphatase family protein, protein MAKQLLLVRHGKSDWGNIDLSDFDRPLNKRGKENAPEMAERLVNRGFKIDLIVSSPAKRAKSTAKYFAEAYNIDQIQFEESIYEANTTALLQVVNALDDAAEKVVLFGHNPGFTDFANELCDADIYNIPTAGMVLISFPFDSWQMVSKGTGEMVFFDYPKNSDEI, encoded by the coding sequence ATGGCTAAACAACTACTGCTGGTCCGCCATGGCAAATCGGATTGGGGAAATATTGATTTAAGTGATTTCGACCGTCCGTTAAACAAACGTGGTAAAGAAAATGCACCAGAAATGGCCGAAAGACTGGTTAACAGAGGTTTCAAAATAGATTTAATCGTAAGTAGCCCGGCGAAAAGAGCTAAATCTACGGCCAAATATTTTGCGGAAGCCTACAATATTGATCAGATCCAGTTTGAAGAATCTATTTACGAAGCCAATACCACAGCTTTGCTTCAGGTGGTTAATGCCTTGGATGATGCGGCCGAAAAAGTAGTGCTGTTTGGTCACAACCCCGGTTTTACAGATTTCGCGAACGAATTATGCGATGCCGACATTTACAATATCCCAACTGCAGGCATGGTGTTAATTTCTTTTCCTTTTGATTCGTGGCAAATGGTAAGTAAAGGAACCGGAGAAATGGTGTTTTTCGATTACCCGAAGAATAGCGATGAGATTTAG
- a CDS encoding heptosyltransferase — protein MAVTQKIIVLRFSAMGDVAMVASVLREFSEQHPSAEIIMVSRAAFKPFFDGIPNLIFHPIQPKTIHKGIDGLYKLYQELRSYKPNAVADLHDNLRSRAISTFFRLTGTKIKRIDKGRAEKKALTRTHNKVFKPLRKTVERYADVFRELGFNVKLTHKINKSPQEIPEKAQNLFTYKTTKKIGISPFAQHVYKVYALTKMEEVIASLSGSGDELFIFGGGKTEQDVAENWAEKYKNVHSLIGNFSLTEELAIISNLDVMLSMDSSGMHMASLVGVPVVSIWGPTHPYAGFLGYGQSESDCIQIDHPGRPNSIYGNKPCLCGVENCIDLIKPETIVNKIKEKLNG, from the coding sequence ATGGCCGTAACCCAAAAAATTATCGTTTTACGTTTTTCGGCTATGGGCGATGTGGCCATGGTAGCCTCCGTTTTACGCGAATTTTCTGAACAGCATCCATCTGCAGAAATCATTATGGTGAGCAGAGCTGCTTTTAAGCCATTTTTTGATGGTATCCCGAACCTGATCTTCCACCCTATCCAGCCTAAAACTATTCATAAGGGAATTGACGGGCTATACAAACTCTATCAGGAGCTCCGCAGTTATAAACCAAACGCGGTAGCCGATTTACACGATAATTTGAGGAGCAGGGCAATTTCAACCTTTTTTCGCTTAACCGGAACAAAAATTAAGCGCATAGATAAAGGAAGGGCTGAGAAAAAGGCACTAACCCGTACCCATAACAAGGTTTTTAAACCGCTCAGAAAAACCGTTGAGCGTTATGCCGATGTTTTCCGCGAATTGGGATTTAATGTTAAACTCACTCATAAAATAAATAAGTCTCCGCAGGAAATCCCAGAAAAGGCACAAAATTTATTTACCTATAAAACCACAAAAAAAATAGGTATCTCTCCTTTTGCGCAGCATGTTTATAAAGTATATGCTTTAACAAAAATGGAAGAGGTTATTGCCTCATTAAGCGGATCAGGCGATGAGCTTTTCATATTTGGTGGTGGTAAAACAGAACAAGATGTTGCTGAAAACTGGGCTGAAAAGTATAAAAATGTCCATAGTTTAATCGGCAATTTTAGCTTAACAGAAGAGCTTGCCATCATCTCGAACTTAGATGTAATGTTAAGTATGGACTCATCTGGCATGCACATGGCATCACTTGTTGGTGTACCTGTTGTATCGATTTGGGGGCCGACACATCCTTATGCAGGCTTTTTGGGCTACGGACAATCGGAAAGCGATTGCATTCAGATTGATCATCCAGGCAGGCCAAACTCAATTTATGGAAACAAACCCTGCCTTTGTGGTGTTGAAAACTGTATAGACTTAATTAAGCCTGAAACCATTGTAAACAAAATAAAAGAGAAACTAAATGGCTAA
- a CDS encoding DNA polymerase/3'-5' exonuclease PolX has product MENKTIARTLRLLSQLMELHEENPFKIKSVANAYFKVDKLPFALKDKPLAELDKIERIGKGLASKIIELLQTGELKELNEILEKTPEGVVEMLAIKGIGPKKIFIIWRTLGIESIGELYYACNENRLIEAKGFGLKTQEEIKNAIEFKLAANGRFLYAQVEGFAKTLFTQLSDWAAKIDSHALLGFAGQYRRACEIIDELEIVIGTAQIDALKQNLPAFAPLSLIEVENAFICTTEAGFRIKIHVLEKAGFYLEWFRLTGNTEHVEKVLTLAGEGPFANEEEIYSKAGLSFIEPELREDFNEIELAKVNQLPTLIQYEDLKGSLHNHSTWSDGVHTLEQMAVYCKENLNLQYLGICDHSKTAVYAKGLNEQRVFGQHQEIDELNKKLAPFKIFKGIESDILSDGSLDYSDDILKTFDFVVASVHSNLRMDEAKATARLLKAIENPYTTILGHPTGRLLLSRAGYPIDYKKIIDACAANKVVIEINANPLRLDLDWRWHRYALEKGVLLSVNPDAHRTEGFHDMHYGILVARKGGLSADKCLNAFTLEEITAYFESKKG; this is encoded by the coding sequence ATGGAAAACAAGACCATCGCCCGCACCTTGCGCCTCTTATCGCAGCTTATGGAACTGCATGAAGAAAACCCTTTCAAAATTAAATCTGTTGCAAATGCCTATTTTAAAGTAGATAAATTGCCTTTTGCTTTAAAGGACAAACCTTTAGCGGAACTGGATAAAATTGAGCGAATTGGCAAAGGATTGGCTTCCAAAATTATTGAGCTTCTTCAAACCGGAGAATTAAAAGAACTTAACGAAATTTTAGAGAAAACCCCTGAAGGTGTAGTGGAAATGCTGGCTATAAAAGGCATTGGACCGAAAAAGATTTTCATCATCTGGCGTACCTTAGGCATAGAAAGTATAGGCGAATTGTATTACGCCTGTAACGAAAACCGCTTAATTGAAGCTAAAGGCTTTGGTTTAAAAACCCAGGAAGAAATTAAAAATGCCATCGAATTTAAACTGGCTGCCAACGGACGGTTTTTATATGCCCAGGTTGAAGGTTTTGCCAAAACCTTATTTACCCAGCTTTCTGATTGGGCTGCAAAGATTGACAGCCATGCACTTTTAGGTTTCGCCGGTCAGTACCGCCGTGCATGTGAGATTATTGATGAATTAGAAATCGTAATCGGTACAGCACAAATCGATGCGCTTAAACAAAACTTACCCGCTTTCGCACCACTTTCACTAATCGAAGTCGAAAATGCTTTCATCTGTACTACCGAAGCAGGTTTTAGAATAAAAATCCATGTGTTAGAAAAAGCTGGTTTCTACTTAGAGTGGTTCAGGTTAACCGGAAATACGGAACATGTAGAAAAAGTGCTGACATTAGCTGGTGAAGGGCCTTTTGCAAATGAAGAAGAAATTTATAGCAAAGCAGGTTTATCTTTTATCGAGCCTGAGCTTCGTGAAGATTTCAACGAAATTGAACTGGCGAAAGTCAATCAACTCCCGACTTTAATCCAATACGAAGACTTGAAAGGCAGTTTGCACAATCACTCTACCTGGAGCGATGGCGTACATACCTTAGAACAAATGGCTGTTTACTGCAAAGAGAACTTAAACCTTCAGTATTTAGGTATTTGCGATCACTCTAAAACTGCGGTTTATGCAAAGGGATTAAATGAGCAGCGTGTTTTCGGTCAGCACCAGGAAATTGATGAACTAAATAAAAAACTCGCTCCTTTTAAAATTTTCAAAGGTATTGAGAGCGATATTTTAAGTGATGGCTCATTGGATTATTCGGACGATATCTTAAAAACATTCGATTTTGTAGTGGCTTCTGTGCACAGCAATTTGCGCATGGACGAAGCAAAAGCTACTGCACGCTTACTAAAAGCCATTGAAAACCCCTATACCACTATTTTAGGACACCCAACCGGCCGTTTATTGTTAAGCCGTGCCGGATATCCGATCGACTATAAAAAAATTATCGATGCCTGCGCAGCAAACAAAGTCGTGATCGAAATTAATGCGAATCCCTTACGTTTGGATTTAGATTGGCGCTGGCACCGTTATGCCCTAGAAAAAGGAGTATTGCTATCTGTAAATCCCGATGCCCACCGTACTGAAGGTTTCCACGATATGCATTACGGTATTTTAGTCGCCCGCAAAGGCGGTTTAAGTGCTGATAAATGTTTGAATGCTTTTACTTTGGAGGAGATAACTGCGTATTTTGAGAGTAAGAAGGGTTAG
- a CDS encoding signal peptide peptidase SppA, with the protein MREFFKYLFASMLGFFLSIVIVFIICFVVVVGLISSIDSDKTVVVSNNSVLFLNLDQAIMERTPKNPFGNLPIVGGEEKDGIGLNDFLKAVQKAKTDDNIKCIYLNVSSPNAGFATLREVRNALIDFKKSHKKIIAYSEVYTQGAYYLASVADKVYLNPEGALEFKGFSSELTFFKGTLEKVGVEMQVIRVGNYKSAVEPFILDKMSDYNRKQVTAYVGGLYNTFLSDIALSRNIQKDSLYNIADNYKVQQPQDAVNFKMIDALKYKDQILEELKGLSGRTRGENVRSVSINDYAKNNSDTGEGKDRIAVIYANGEINGGEGSDNQIGSERISRAIRKARLDDNIKAVVLRVNSPGGSALASDVIWREVVLTRKEKPVIASFGDVAASGGYYIGCAADSIFVQPNTITGSIGVFGIIPNFQNLMTNKLGITFDGVKTGKYADIMATNRPMTAGERFIIQNELNRIYSGFVSRVADGRKKSKAYIDSIGGGHVWIGTDAVQIGLADRIGSFNDAIKAAAKKAKLKNYKVVEYPDVIDPWKSLMDEGTDRIKTYYTKQELGDNYMLYQQMKKVIASSGIQARMPFEAVIK; encoded by the coding sequence ATGAGAGAATTCTTTAAGTATTTATTTGCCTCTATGTTGGGCTTTTTCTTATCGATAGTAATTGTATTTATTATCTGCTTCGTAGTTGTTGTAGGTTTAATATCTTCTATTGATAGCGACAAAACAGTGGTTGTGTCTAATAATTCGGTACTATTTCTGAATTTGGACCAGGCCATTATGGAACGTACACCTAAAAACCCATTCGGAAACCTGCCAATTGTTGGGGGCGAAGAAAAAGATGGTATAGGCTTAAACGATTTTTTGAAAGCGGTACAAAAAGCCAAAACAGATGATAATATTAAATGTATTTACCTGAATGTAAGTAGTCCGAACGCTGGTTTTGCCACTTTGCGCGAGGTTAGAAATGCATTGATTGATTTCAAAAAATCGCATAAAAAAATTATTGCATACAGCGAAGTATATACACAAGGTGCTTATTATTTAGCTTCTGTAGCTGATAAAGTTTATTTAAATCCTGAAGGTGCTTTAGAATTTAAAGGATTTAGCTCTGAATTAACCTTCTTTAAAGGGACTTTGGAAAAAGTTGGTGTAGAAATGCAGGTCATCCGCGTGGGGAATTACAAAAGTGCGGTTGAACCTTTTATTTTAGATAAAATGAGCGATTATAACCGCAAACAGGTTACAGCTTATGTAGGTGGTTTGTACAATACTTTCTTAAGCGATATCGCACTAAGCAGAAATATTCAAAAAGATAGTCTGTATAACATTGCAGATAATTACAAAGTGCAACAGCCACAAGATGCCGTTAACTTTAAAATGATTGATGCCTTAAAATACAAAGATCAGATTTTAGAGGAATTAAAAGGATTATCGGGAAGAACCAGAGGAGAAAATGTCCGCTCGGTTTCGATTAACGACTATGCCAAAAACAATAGCGATACAGGCGAAGGAAAAGATAGAATTGCGGTAATTTATGCCAATGGCGAAATTAATGGCGGCGAAGGTTCCGACAACCAGATTGGTTCAGAACGTATTTCCAGGGCAATTAGAAAAGCACGTTTGGATGATAACATTAAAGCGGTGGTTTTACGCGTAAACTCTCCCGGAGGTAGCGCATTGGCTTCGGATGTGATCTGGAGAGAAGTGGTATTAACCAGAAAAGAAAAACCTGTTATTGCATCGTTTGGCGATGTGGCTGCATCAGGTGGTTATTATATTGGTTGTGCCGCTGACAGTATTTTTGTGCAGCCAAACACCATTACAGGTTCTATCGGTGTATTCGGTATTATCCCCAACTTCCAGAATTTAATGACCAACAAGCTAGGCATTACATTTGATGGCGTTAAAACCGGCAAATATGCCGATATTATGGCGACTAACCGCCCCATGACTGCTGGTGAAAGATTCATTATTCAAAATGAATTAAACAGGATTTACAGTGGTTTTGTGAGCCGTGTGGCCGATGGCAGAAAGAAAAGCAAAGCTTACATTGATAGCATTGGCGGTGGCCATGTGTGGATTGGAACAGATGCCGTTCAAATTGGCCTGGCTGATAGAATCGGAAGTTTTAACGATGCGATTAAAGCGGCCGCTAAAAAAGCTAAATTAAAAAACTATAAAGTTGTAGAATATCCCGATGTAATTGATCCATGGAAATCGTTAATGGATGAAGGTACAGACAGAATTAAAACCTATTATACCAAACAAGAACTTGGCGATAATTACATGCTTTATCAACAAATGAAAAAGGTAATTGCAAGTTCTGGCATTCAGGCCAGGATGCCATTTGAAGCGGTTATTAAATAA
- a CDS encoding 2-amino-4-hydroxy-6-hydroxymethyldihydropteridine diphosphokinase: MMLNKALECSTAYLLLGGNLGDREANLKKAIDLLNDKIGKVIAISSLYETAAWGKTDQPAFLNQAVGVETNLSAIAVLDLALSIEQELGRVRKDKWGERLIDIDLILFGDQIIDIPDKLQVPHPHMQNRKFVMEPLAEIAPEVVHPVLGETILSICRNIDDPLEVKKL; the protein is encoded by the coding sequence ATGATGCTTAATAAAGCTTTAGAGTGCAGCACGGCTTATTTGTTACTGGGTGGAAATTTAGGCGATAGGGAGGCGAATTTGAAAAAAGCCATTGATCTATTGAACGATAAAATCGGTAAGGTGATTGCCATCTCCTCTCTTTACGAAACGGCTGCATGGGGCAAAACCGATCAGCCTGCTTTTTTGAACCAGGCTGTAGGTGTAGAAACCAATTTAAGTGCTATAGCTGTTTTAGATCTTGCACTAAGTATTGAACAGGAATTGGGCAGGGTGCGGAAAGATAAATGGGGTGAACGTTTAATTGATATCGATCTTATCCTTTTTGGAGATCAAATTATCGATATTCCCGATAAACTTCAGGTGCCTCACCCGCATATGCAGAACAGAAAATTTGTGATGGAGCCCCTGGCTGAGATTGCACCCGAAGTAGTACATCCTGTACTGGGAGAAACGATTTTGTCTATCTGTCGTAATATTGATGACCCGCTTGAGGTTAAAAAGCTTTAG
- a CDS encoding histidine phosphotransferase, translated as MLTDQRPLDFSYLIQMVGDDKTFLIDFFEAFILQTPVYLAEMADALLKENWSKVANSVHKIKPTFSYIGRNDVKEFVQAIEDHARNKIALETIQADVERLKLICVIICQQLELEKNKLTSKQ; from the coding sequence ATGTTAACCGACCAACGCCCTCTTGACTTTTCTTACCTGATCCAAATGGTTGGTGATGACAAGACATTTTTAATTGATTTTTTTGAAGCTTTTATTTTACAAACGCCGGTCTATTTAGCAGAAATGGCTGATGCATTGTTAAAAGAGAACTGGAGCAAAGTAGCTAATTCTGTACACAAAATTAAACCCACATTCAGTTATATAGGCAGGAATGACGTAAAGGAATTCGTTCAGGCAATTGAAGACCATGCAAGGAATAAAATTGCGCTTGAAACGATTCAGGCCGATGTGGAAAGGCTAAAATTGATTTGTGTGATTATCTGTCAGCAACTTGAGCTGGAGAAAAACAAGCTTACTTCCAAGCAGTAA
- a CDS encoding CDP-diacylglycerol--serine O-phosphatidyltransferase produces MLKKHIPNAITCANLFSGCIGIVFAFKGNLETAAYFVILSGIFDFFDGMVARLLNVKSAIGKDLDSLADMVSFGFLPGVIMFHLLKASDYSSEYLPYLGFIITVFSALRLAKFNNDARQTEDFIGLNTPMNTLFICSLPFIASDYPQVIASSILLIAITAITSFLLVSEIKIFSLKFSDLSWAKNKIKFIFLILSAILIAVLKFAAIPFVLVLYIALSILHFRGSTANHKV; encoded by the coding sequence ATGCTAAAAAAACATATCCCTAATGCGATTACCTGTGCAAACCTTTTTTCTGGTTGTATCGGAATCGTTTTTGCATTTAAAGGCAATCTGGAAACCGCAGCGTACTTCGTTATTCTTTCAGGAATTTTCGATTTTTTTGATGGTATGGTTGCACGCTTATTAAATGTAAAATCGGCAATCGGAAAAGATCTTGATTCTCTGGCAGATATGGTAAGTTTTGGATTTTTACCTGGGGTAATCATGTTTCACTTATTGAAGGCAAGCGATTATTCATCTGAGTACCTTCCCTATCTCGGTTTTATCATTACTGTTTTTTCTGCACTTAGGTTGGCCAAATTTAACAACGATGCCAGGCAGACAGAAGATTTTATCGGTTTAAATACCCCGATGAATACTTTGTTTATCTGTTCACTACCTTTTATTGCCAGCGATTATCCGCAGGTTATTGCTTCCAGTATTTTGCTGATTGCCATTACGGCAATTACAAGTTTCTTACTGGTGAGCGAAATAAAAATATTCTCTTTAAAATTCAGCGATTTAAGCTGGGCGAAAAATAAAATCAAATTTATCTTCCTCATCCTGTCAGCTATATTAATTGCTGTTCTGAAATTTGCAGCAATACCTTTTGTTTTGGTATTGTATATTGCTTTATCAATATTGCATTTTAGAGGTTCTACAGCCAATCATAAAGTATAA